ATGAACGCCGAGGCGCTCGTCTTCCGGCTCCCGATTGAGAGCTGACTTCGATGTGGTACGAACCGTGGCTCGAACGTGGGCTCCTTCCCGACGCCCTCGTGCGCCGGAAGATTCGCGAGCTCCTCCGGCAACGTCTCGCAGACGAGAGGGCGGACGACGCCCAGGAGGCGCTCGCCCGCGAGGAGCGGTTCATCCGGGAAATGCGCGAGAGCGTGGTCGCGATGGCGACCGTCGAGGCGAACGAGCAGCACTACGAGGTGCCGCCCGCCTTCTACGAGCTCGTCCTCGGCGCCCATCGGAAATACTCCTCTGGCCTGTTCTCGGAAGGGGTTGCGACGCTCGACGCCGCCGAGGCGGCGATGCTCGCCCTCACCTGCGAGCGGGCGCGCCTGGCCGACGGGCAGAACGTCCTCGAGCTCGGGTGCGGGTGGGGCTCGCTCACGCTCTGGATGGCGGAGCGGTATCCGGAGTCGCGCATCGTCGCGGTGTCGAACTCGAAGGACCAGCGGGAGTACATCGAGGGGAAGGCGGCGGAGCGAAACCTGACGAATCTCAAGGTCGTCACGTGCGACATGAACGTCTTCGACCCGGCGACGGGTCCCGCGTTCGACCGGGTCGTCTCGGTCGAGATGTTCGAGCACATGCGCAACTGGCCCGAGCTCCTCGGCCGGATCGCCTCGTGGCTGAAGCCCGACGGTCGTCTCTTTCTCCACGTCTTCTCGCACCGGGACGTCTCGTATCCGTACGTCGCGCGGGACGAGAGCGACTGGATGGCGCGGAACTTCTTCACCGGGGGCCTGATGCCCTCCGACCACCTCCTCCTCCGCTTCCCCGAGCACCTCTTCGTGGAGGAGCGCTGGCGCGTGAACGGCACGCACTACGCGCGCACCGCCGAGGCGTGGCTCGCGAACCTCGACCGGAACAGGAGAGCGGCGCAGCAGCTCTTCGCGAAGGCCTACGGGCCGGGGGTCGCGCGGCGAAAGGTCGTCGAGTGGAGGCTCTTCTTCATGGCCTGCGCCGAGCTCTTCGCACACGGGGGCGGGAACGAGTGGATGGTCTCCCACTACCGGCTGCGGCGCCGATACGCCTGAGGGGACCGTCGCCGCGGCGGGCGGAATCCGCCGTTTCCGCGGTTAGACTCGTGTCCATTCCGACCCGGAGGTGACGCCATGCTGTTCGACAAGAGCAAGCTCCGCCTTCCCGATTCCGAGGACGCACTCGAGGGGCGCAGCACGCCGATGCCCGTGACGAACCGGCACTTCGTGAACGGACGGGAGATCCTCCCGCCGTTCCCTGCCGGCCTCGAGCAGGCCGTCTTCGGCATGGGCTGCTTCTGGGGCGCCGAGAAGACGTTCTGGACGCTGGCGGGCGTCTACACGACCGCGGTGGGCTACGCGGGGGGCCTCAACCCCGAACCCGACGTACAAGGAGCTCTGCACGGGCCGCACGGGGCACGCCGAGGTCGTCCTCGTCGTCTTCGACCCGGGGCAGGTCTCCTTCGAGCAGCTCCTGAAGCTCTTCTTCGAGAAGCACGACCCGACGCAGGGGATGCGGCAGGGCAACGACGTCGGCACGCAGTACCGCTCGGTGATCTACACCCACGGTGACGCCCAGGCGCGCGCCGCCGTCGCGGTGCGCGACGCCTACCAGGACGTCCTCTCCTCGCGGGGCTACGACCCGATAACGACCGAGATCCGGCCGGCGGGCCCTCTCTACTACGCCGAGGATGCCCACCAGCAGTACCTCGCGAAGAACCCGGGCGGCTACTGCGGCCTCGGCGGGATCGGGATCGCGTGCCCGGTGGGCACCGGGGTTCGGGGCTGAAGAGGGACCTGGAGGAGAAGACCAGGATCTACGGGACCCGGAGGACCCGCAACCGAAAGGTCTCGTCGATTCCGCGGGGGGCCGCGAGCGGTGCGGTACGTCTCACGGCCGCCTGCTGCGCGCGCCCGACCCGCTTCCGATCTCGCTGCGGCCGGTCGGGGGGCCCGCGCGAACTCCTCGCTTCGCTCGTCAGACACGCGCGCGGGCCTGATCCCCGCCCGGTCCTCGCGAACTCGAGCGGGTCCCCGGGCGTGCTCGAGGGCGGCTCGCGAGACGCACCGCCCCTCCCGCGGCCGGCGAGCTTCAGCGATCCGCAGGGAGGCGCTTTCGGGGGCCGCGCGATCAAACAGTAGAGAGGCTCAAGATCGTGCTACGAGCCTGATCTCCCGGATCGCGGCCACGGGCGGTTTCCCTGTCTCTGCGCATCGAATGGGTGTGAGCGGGCGGGAGGGGTGCCCCGCGAGCGGCGTCCGAGCACCCGCGGGGCCCCGCACGGCTCCGCGAGCAGGCCGCCGGATCAGGCGAGCTCACGTGTTTGACGAGCGGAGCGAGGAGTTTGAGCTCGCCCCGGCGGCCCGCGCAGTGGGGCCGATGCGGGTCGCGGGAGCACAGGAGCCGCCGTGGGGCATCCCTCCCACCCGCGATTTGCGCGGCAATGTGAGGTGGCCTGTCCGATGCCTCGTCTCTCTGGGGGTAGGACCCCCTGGCTACCGGTAGCTGTCGATGACCCTCTCTATGGCGCGGCGGCAGACGGGGCAGAAGCCGGCGTCGGTGCGGGTGAACATGATGCAGTCGGCGGAGGAACGGTAGAGGCCCTTGGGCTCGTAGGCGGCCCCTTCGAAGGCGCCGACCTTTCCCATGAACTTCTCCTTCGCGAAGAAGGCCGCCTCGACCTTCTTCTGCTCGCGGAAGAGGTCGTCGATGGCGGCGGGCGACGCGCCGGCGGCCAGGAGCGCCTTGCGGCGCGCCTGGAAGTCGCGGGAGGTCTTCTCGAAGGCCTCCTTCGACCACGGCGTCGGGAGCGGCGTCGCGGCCGCGACGAGGTCCTTCCACTTGAGAGTGGCGGGGTCCTTCAGGGCGGTGACGTTCATCTCCCACGGCTCTGGCAGGTCGGCCGCGCCGGTCTCGTAGGCGACGTCGGAGGTGTAGTACTCGTCGGCGAGGGCGGCGAAGTGGTGGCCGAACTCGTGGACGAAGACGTACTCGGCGAAACCGGTGTCGGCCGAGGCGGTCGCCTGGTGGTTGTAGATGCCGCCGCCGCCGTACTGCGCGTCGTTGACGAGGATCTCGAGGACGTCGTACGGCGCCTGCGCCGCCGCGTCGCGCAGCGCGCGGTCGTCGTAGGTCAGGACGTACCGCTCGGAGCCGAAGATGTTGTACTGGACCTGAAGGGGTGTGCGGCGGAAGAGCTTCGACTGCGGACGGTGTGCGCCCCCTTCTCCGGAGGAGAGGTCGAGGGCGCGGACGTTGAAGTCGGCCCTGCGGCTCTTGAACGGCTCGTAGCGGAAGAGCGTGTCGACCATCCGCTTCACGTCGGAGCGGAACTTCGGCAGGTCTTTCTCGGCGTACCCCTCGCCGAGGACGAGGAGGTCGACCTTCTCCGTCGGCGGGCCGCTCTCGAAGACGGTCCAGACCGTACCGACCTTCGGGGGCGGGGCGGGGTTGACGTCGGCAGAGGCGGGATCGACGAGTGTCGAGAAGACCTCCCGGAACAGGTTCCGGCGATCGCGCTTCTTCAGAAGGACCTGGACGGGCCTCAGCGGCCAGGGGAGGCGGAGCGACTCGCGGAAGGTGCGGTGGGACGTCTTCGCCTCGGCCGTCGTCTCCCACTCGGCGAAGATCGAAGAGTAGCCGCGAGCGTAGAGGAGGCGGCCGGTCGCGGGCTCGAGGACCTCGAACCGGTAATGCCCGAGGCCGAGCCCGTCGTCGGCGGTCGAGAGGCTCCCGGCCCAGGGCCCGTCGTTCACGACCCGGTCGACAGCGACGATCTCGACGCCGTGGCCGCCGGTGTGGAGGAGGTCGATGCGCATCGTCTGCGGCGTGAAGGAGTCGAGGAGCGCCGTGTCGGCGGGCGCGCTCGGCGCCCCTGGAGAGACCGTGAGGAGCAGGGCCGCGGCGCCGAAAGCGAGAAGCGTGCGAGTACTCATTCGGGACCTCGGGGAGATCGTAACGGACGGGACTATTCTTGCCTGGTGATTCGTGCGTTCGTCGCGGTCCCGGTCGAGGACCCCGTCGTGAAGCGCCGGCTCGCCGGGGCGCGGAGCCTCGTCCCGCCCCTGCCCGGTCTCCGGTGGATCCCGGAGTCCCAGCTGCACTTCACGCTGAAGTTCCTCGGGGAGATCGAGGAGGAGCGCGTGGCGGCGGCGAAGGCGGCGACCTCCGCGGCCATCGTGGCCATCGCGGCCGCGAGGGCCGTGACGGAGAGCCCCGTGCCTGCGGCCCCGTTCCGTCTCGGTCTCGAGGGGCTCGGCGCGTTTCCGTCGCGGGGGTCCGCGCGGGTGCTGTGGGCCGGGTGTGGCGACGGGGCCGATGCGCTGTCGGCCCTCGCATCGGCCGTCGAGGAGGCGTTCACCGCGGCGGGGTTCCGACGCGAGGAACGTCCTTTCTCCCCCCACCTGACCCTCGCGCGCGTGAAGGACCCTGACACCGGGCGGCGCCTGGCGCGGGCGCTCGAGACCGTTCCTCCGGAGCCGTTTGGCGTGGTTTCCGTCTCGTCTCTCGTCCTCTTCCGGAGCGAGCTGACGTCTCGCGGGGCCGATCATTCGGAACTCCTCCGCGTGGCGATAGAATCCTCTGCCGCACCGCAATAGAGGCCCCTTCCGGGCCGGAACGAGGAGAACACGATGATCGACTTCTCCCTTACCGAGGAACAGCAGGCCCTTCAGGAGCTGGCCCGGAAGTTCGCGCGCGAGGAGATGGCGCCGAAGGCGGCGCACCACGACGAGACGGGCGAGTTCCCGCGCGAGATCGCGAAGAAGGCGTGGGAGCTCGGCCTGATGAACACCCACGTCCCGCCCGAGTACGGCGGCATGGGCCTCGGGACGCTGGACGGCTGCATCATCACGGAAGAGCTCGCCTGGGGGTGCACCGGCATCGCGACCGCGATGGAGGCGAACGCCCTCGCGGCGGCCCCGGTCATCGTCGCCGGCAACGACGAGCAGAAGAAGGAGTTCCTCGGGCGCCTGACGGCCGAGCCGCTCTTCGCCGCGTACGCCGTCACCGAGCCGGGCGCCGGCTCCGACGTCGCAGGTATCCGGACGAAGGCCCGCAAGGTGGGCGACGACTACGTCATCGACGGCGCGAAGGCGTGGATCACGAACGGCGGCGTCGCGAACTGGTACTTCGTCCTCGCCTACACCGACCAGGAGAAGAAGCACAAGGGGATGTCGGGCTTCCTCGTCCCGGCGGACACCCCGGGGATCACGGTCGGCAAGAAGGAGTGGAACCTCGGGCAGAGGGCGAGCGACACGCGCGGCCTGACGTTCGAGGAGGTGAAGGTCCCGGCGAAGTACCTCCTCGGCAAGGAAGGGGACGGCTTCCGGATCGCCATGTCGGCGTTCGACCACACCCGGCCGCCGGTCGCCTCGGGTGCCGTGGGCCTGGCGCAGCGGGCGATGGACGAGGCGATCAAGTACGCCAAGGAACGGAAGACGTTCGGCCTGCCGATCGCGGCCTACCAGGCGATCAGCTTCATGATCGCGGACATGGCGATGCAGATCGAGGCGGGGCGCCACCTCGTCCGGCTCGCCGCGTGGGCGATCGACAACGGGAAGCGGAACACGAAGTACGCCGCGATGGCGAAGGCCTTCTGCGCCGACATGGCGATGAAGGTCGCGACGGACGCCGTCCAGGTTCACGGCGGCTACGGCTACTCGCACGAGTACCCGGTCGAGAAGCTGATGCGCGACGCCAAGATCTACCAGATCTACGAGGGGACGAGCCAGATCCAGCGGCTCATCATCTGCAAGGAGATCTTCGAGCGCTGAGGGCTCCGGGAGCAGGATCGCGCGCCGGCGCGGGGGACGCCGGTCGTCGACTCGCGGGACCGCGGCAACGACGACCTACGGTTCCGGGGCATCCCCTCGACTCGTTCTTCCAGCCGCCGCCAGCGGCGGGCCTCCGGGACGGCCTGCTCGCGCGACCGCGGGCTGCCGGTGAGGGGGGCGGCGGGGGGGGGGGGGGGGGGGGGGGGGGGGGGGGGCGGGGGGGGGGGGGGGGGGGGGGGGGGGGGGGGGGGGGGGGGGGGGGGGGGGGGGGCCGGGGGGCCCCCGCTCGGAGAGGAGCGCGTGGCGATCCTCACCGCGCCCGGCCTTCCGTTCGTCGTGGCCCTCCTTGGCGCGTGGCGAGCCGGCGGGGCGGCGGTCCCGCTCGCTCTCTCTCACCCGCCCGCCGAGCACGCCCACGTTCTCGACGACGCGGGGGTGACGCAGGTCCTCGCCGACGCGGAGAATGCGGCGCGGGTTGGGCCGATCGCGGCCGAGCGGGGCATCCGGCTCCTCTCCGTCGAGGACGCGGCCGCCGCACGGGTCCCGGCATTACGCGGGCGGGGTCCGGCGCCCCCTCCCGACGGCCGCGCGCTGATCCTCTACACGAGCGGAACGACGGGGAAGCCGAAGGGAGCCGTCCACACGCACGGAAGCCTCGCGGCGCAGGTCGCCTCGCTCTCGGAGGCGTGGGACTGGAGCGCCGACGACGCGATTCCGAACGTCCTGCCGCTCCACCACACGCACGGGCTCGTGAACGTCACGCTCTGCGCCCTCGCGAACGGGGCGCGCGTCGAGATGCTCCCGGGGTTCGACGCGGAGGTGTGCTGGCGGCGGCTCGAGGAGGGCGGGCTGACGGTCTTCATGGCGGTTCCGACGGTCTACGCGAAGCTCGCCGCCGCGTGGTCGGCCGCGAACGGGGCGACCCGCGCCCGCCGGAGCGCGGCGTGCCGGCGGCTGCGTCTCATGGTCTCGGGCTCTGCGGCGCTCCCCTCGCCACTCTTCGCGAGGTGGGAGGAGCTCTCGGGACACCGGCTCCTCGAGCGGTACGGGATGACGGAGATCGGCATGGCGCTCTCGAACCCGCTGCGCGGCGCGCGGCTCGCGGGCACGGTCGGGTCGCCGCTCCCTCTCGTCGACGTCCGGCTCGTCGACGAGGCGGGGCAGGAGTGCGCGGACGGTGCGCCGGGGGAGCTGCGGGTGAAGGGACCGACGCTCTTCCGGGAGTACCACGACAGGGCGGAAGAGACGACCCGGGCCTTTGATGGCGGCTGGTTCCTCACCGGCGACGTCGCAGCCCGCGAGAACGGCGTGTTCCGGATCCTCGGCCGCGCCTCCACCGACATCCTCAAGTCCGGTGGCTACAAGCTCTCGGCGCTGGAGATCGAGGACGCCCTGAGGCTTCACCCGGCGATTCGCGACGTGGCGGTCGTCGGCCTGCCCGACGAGGAGTGGGGGGAGCGGGTCGCGGCGGCGATCGTCGTCGAGGGGGACCCGCCGGCCCTCGAGGCCCTGCGCGCCTGGGCCCGCGACCGGCTCGCTCCCTACAAGGTGCCGTCGCGGCTCGTCGTCGTTTCCGAGCTCCCCCGCAACGCGATGGGCAAGGTGACGAAGTCCGCCGTGAAGTCGCTTTTCTCCGCAGAAGCGAACCGCCGCTAGAATCCGGTCAGCCCATGCCTTTTCTCGTTCGTAAACCGGCCGGCGGCGCCCCCGAGGAGCGCCTGCCCCTGAAGCCCGGCGGCAACTCCATCGGCCGTTCCCGCGAGAACGACGTCGTCCTCCACGACGCGAGCCTGTCCCGCTTCCACGCGCGGATCGACGTGGAGGAAGGAGGCTCGAGCGTCCTCGACCTCGGGAGCCGGAACGGGACGTTCGTCGGCGGGCTCAGGGTCCTGCAGTGCCGCCTGAAGCACGGGGACGCGGTGCAGCTCGGGGAGCTCCCGCTCCGCTTCGAGGAAGAGCGCCGGACGGTCCAGCCCGGCTTCTCCTCGCCCGAGCTGACGCTCCACGCGCTCATCGGCGCGGGAGCCGAGATCGACAAGACGTCGGCCATCCAGCTGCGCGGGGCGCTGCCGATGCAGCGCTCCGAGGCGAAGCTGAAGATCCTGCTGACGGTCAGCCAGATCCTCTCCTCGCCCGAGCCGGTCGATGCGGTCCTTCCGCGGATCGTCGAGCTTCTCCTCCAGATCCTCGACGTCCACCGTGTGGCGCTCCTCCTCGTGGAGGAGGGCTCTCCCGAGCCGGTCGCCAAGGTCGTCCGGTCGCGGAAGACGATGTCCGAGACCGACTCGTTCTTCAGCCGGAGCATCGTGAGGCACGTCTTCGAGAGGGGAGAGGGGCTCGTCAGCGACGACGCCCTCGTCGACCCTCGCTTCGCCGGGTCGGCGACGGTCGCGGGAGAGTCGATACGCTCCTCGATGGCGGCGCCGCTGAAGGTCGCCGACCGGATCCTCGGCGTCCTCTACGTCGACCACCGCTCCATCCCGAACCGCTACGGGCCGGAAGACCTCGAGTTCCTCGGCGCGTTCGGAAGCCAGGCGGCGCAGGCGATCGAGAACGCGAGGCTCACGGGAAAGCTCCAGGAGGAGGCGGTGCGCCGGTCGAGCCTCCTGCGCTTCTTCCCGCCGTCCGTCGTCGGTCCGCTCATGGGCTCGGCCGACTTCGGGGCCCAGGTGCGCGACGCCGACGTGACGGTCCTCTTCTCGGACATCAGCGGTTTCACCGCGATGTCCTCGAAGCTGGCCCCCCGCGAGGTCGTCGACCTCCTGAACCGCTATTTCCCGGTGATGGCCGAGATCGTCTTCCGGCACGAGGGGACGCTCGAGAAGTACATCGGCGACGCGCTCATGGCGATCTGGGGCGTCCCGACGCCCCACGACGACGACGCCGACCGGGCGCTCGCGGCCGCGCTCGAGATGCGCAGCGCCCTCGCGAAGCTGAATGCGGCCTGGGGAGAGGACCACCGGCTGGAGATCCACGTCGGCCTGAACTCGGGGCCCGTCGCGTTCGGAAACATCGGGTCGCCGGACTACGTCCAGTTCGCGGCCATCGGCGACACGACGAACGTCTCGGCCCGGGTCTGCACGGCGGCGCAGGAGGGCGAGGTCCTGATCTCGGAGGCGACACGCCGGCGGCTCAGGACGGCGCGGTTCGCCCTCGAGGAGCTTCCGCCCGTCGCCGTCAAGGGAAAGACGGAGCCGCTTCTTCTCCATCGCGTGCGGTGGGCGGCGCCGGAAGAGACGGTCGGCGTGGAGAGGGTGCCTTCGCCGGACGCTCCGGTCCGGCCCTGAGGCCGGGCAAGAGGGACGGGAACGGGTTCTCTCCCCGTTCCCGCGGGTGCGTCAGTCTCCGAAGCTGATGGCGAGGTCCCGCGCGGTGAGCATGGTGTCGGAGTCGAGAGGGACCGTCTTCATCCGGTTCGTGGCCTCCTCGAGCGGGACGTAGTTCACCGTCGGCGGCGCGAGGGCGACCATCACACCGCTGTGCCCCGAGTCGAGGGCGCGCACGGCCGCCGCACCGAACCGGAGCGCGAGGAGCCGGTCGAAGCTCGACGGCGAGCCGCCGCGGAGGAGGTGGCCGAGGACGACGGTCCGCACCTCGCGCCCCGTCAGCTCCTCGAGCCCCTTCATCACGCGCTCGCCCGCCCCGGCGAGCCGTTCCATGGCCCCCGCCTCGCGGGGACCGAGCGTGGAGATCGTCCCCCCCTTCGGCTTCGCCCCCTCCGCCACGACGACGATGGCGTGCTTCTGTCCCGCCTCCTCGCCGCGGCGGAGGTGCTCGGCGACCTTCTGGAGGTCGTACGGAATCTCGGGTATGAGGATGGCATCGGCGTTGCCGGCGATGCCGGCGTTGAGCGCGATCCACCCCGCGTACCGCCCCATCACCTCGACGACCATGATCCGGCGGTGCGCCTCGGCGGTGGAGTGGAGGCGGTCGATCGACTCCGTCGCGAAGGAGGCTGCCGTGTCGAACCCGAACGTGATGATCGTCTTGTCGAGGTCGTTGTCGATCGTCTTCGGGACGCCGACGACGCGCAGCCCTTTCTTCGCGAGGGCGTTCGCGATGGCGAGCGATCCGTCGCCGCCGATGGAGATCAGGGCGTCGATGTCGTGGAGGGCGAAGCACCTCACGAGCTCGTCGGTCCGGTCGACCTCGATCGTCGTTCCGTCGGCCTGCTTCACGGGGAAGCGGAGGGGATTGCCGCGGTTCGTCGTGCCGAGGATCGTCCCGCCGAGAGAGGTGATTCCCTCGACCCGCTCGCGCGTCAGGGAGATCAGGCCCCCGCCGGGAACTGCTCGGGGAACATGAGGCCGTTGAAGCCGTCCCGGATGCCGAAGCAGCGCCAGCCCCTGTTGATGGCGGCGTTCACGGCGCCGCAGATGACGGCGTTCAGGCCGGGAGCGTCGCCTCCGCCGGTGTTGATCGCGATGTTGCGGATTCGAGCCATCGTTTCGCCCCTTCTCTCTCCGACGACTGCTCTGCGTCGATCTCAGGTCAGGTCGAGCGCGCGGTTCAGGTGCTCGATCAGGACGTCCCCGCCCTCGACGCCGACCGCGAGGCGGATGAGCCCGGGGGTGATGCCCCGCGCGAGCCGGTCCGCCTCGGGGACGACGGCGTGGGTCATCGATGCCGGGTGCTGGATGTAGGTGATGCACGAGCCGAGGGAGACCGCGAGCTCCATCGGCGTGTCCTTCCTGCCGAAGTAGTTCATCACCGTCTCGCCGGCGGCGACGCCCCCCTTCACCTCGAACGTCAGGATCGCCCCGCCGGAGCGCATCTGCCGCTTCACGAGGTCCGCCTGGGGGAAGTCGGGGAGGCCGGGGTAGGCGACCGAGGCGACCTTCGAGTGGGTCGAGAGGAACCGGGCGATCTGGAGCGCCGTTTCGCTCTGCTGTGCCTCTCGCGGGGCGAGGCTCTGGATCGTCATCCCGTTCAGCCACGAGTCGAAGGGCGACGGCGTGGCGCCGATGTCCTTGTACCAGGGGAAGAAGTCGTTCCGCATGAAGCGGAACGGGCCGAGGAGCGCGCCGCCGACCGACGTGGAGTGGCCGTTCACGAACTTCGTCAGCGAGTGCATGACGAGGTCGGCCCCGAGGCGGAACGGCTGCTGCAGGTAGGGCGAGCAGAACGTGTTGTCGACGACGAGGAGGATTCCCCGCGGCTCGGTGAGCCGCGAGATCGCCTCGATGTCGGCGATGCGCAGCGTCGGGTTCTCGGGCGACTCGAGGAAGATCATCGCGACGTTCGGGTGCGCCTCGAGCGCCGCCTCCACGGCCGCCACGTTTCCCATGTCGCAGAAGACGGCCTCGACGCCGAACTTCCCGAGGCCGCGGAAGAGGCTGTCGGTGCAGCCGTAGACGTTCCCGGCGAGGATGGCGTCTCCCGAGCGGCAGACGGCGAGGGCGAGCGTGGAGATCGCCCCCATTCCCGATCCGAAGATGAGCGCGCCGATCGTCGGCTCCTTCTCGTCCACGGCGAGCGCCTTCTCGATGACGTGGTGCGCCTCGAGCTGGAAGAGGACCCTCTCGAGGTACTCGGTCGTCGGGTTGCCCAGACGCGTGTAGATGCGGGCGTAGGGGCGCTCGCCTCCCTTGGCCATCCCGAGGAAGCGATCGGCACCGTCTCGGACGTCCTTGAACGCGAACGTGGAGCGCTGGTGAATGACGGGGAGACCGGTTCCTGCCGCGAGCGTCCGGAAGACGCCCTCGTCGAGCTGCTTCACCTCGTCGCGGACCCAGCGGGTCTTGCGGTCGAGCCACCAGTCCCACCATTCCCAGCGGGCCGTTCCGAGACGGGTCTTCGGGATCGTGCACTCTGCAGTCAGCATGGCGAGATCTTATGACGCGCGGCCGCCGGCGGCCCCGGCGCGGAGAGCCGTTCGCAGCTTGGCGGCACGGGAGCGCGGGTTCGCCCGCAGCTCCTCCGGGCCGGGGCGGACCGGCTCGCGGGACCAACCGGCCCAGATACCGTCGCGGGCCCCTGCCTGGAACGCCTTCTTCACGAGCCGGTCCTCTCCGGAGTGGAACGTCAGGATCGCGACGCGCCCGCCCGGCGCGACGCAGGACGGGAGCGCGGCGAGGAACGCGCGGAGCGCGCCGAGCTCGTCGTTCACCTCGATCCGGAGCGCCTGGAACGTTCGCCGCACCGGGTCGTCACCCGCCTCGTCCCTCACCCGCGCGGGCAGGGACGACAGGGCCTCGCGGACGGCGGCGGCGAGGGCGAGGGTCGTGGTGATCGGCGTGCGGGCGCGGGCGGCCACGAGGGCGGCGGCGATTCCGGTGGCGTGGGGCTCGTCGGAGTTCTCGCGGAGGAGGGCCGCGAGGCGCTCCCGGGAAACCCGGGCGACGAGCTCGGCGGCGGAGAGGCCGCGAGAGGGGTTCATCCTCATGTCGAGCGGGCCGTCCGCCTTGAACGTGAAGCCGCGCGCCGGGTCGTCGAGCTGCATCGAAGAGACGCCGAGGTCGGCGAGGACGAGGTCGACCGAGGGGAGCCCGAGCTCTCCGAGGACCTTCGGCAGGCCCGCGAAGCTCGAACGCCGGACGGTCAGGGTCTCCTTGCCGAAACCGAGCCTGCGAAGGCGCGCCTCCGTCTTCGGCAGCTCCAGCGGATCGGCGTCCAGACCGATCAGGCGACCGCCCGGCAGGAGGCGGGGCAGGAGCTCGGCCGCGTGGCCTCCGTGGCCCAGAGTCGCGTCGACGGCGACGAGGCCCGGCTCGGGGCGAAGCGCCGCCAGGATTTCTTCGACGAGGACCGGACGGTGGGAGCCGGCCGGGGTCCTCCCGGACGAGACGACCTTCGCGACGGTCTCGGGGAAGCGGGCCGGGTCGCGCTCCTTGTACTTCTCGTCGAAGCGGCGCGGATTGCGGCCAGCGTATCGAGGGCGGCGACGGTGGGGAGTGTCGTCCACGAGGCCGATTGTGCGACGTCCGGGCCGGCGGGCGAGCCGCGCTCCACCGGAGCCGCGCGCGAACAGCGGCTCCGGTGGGGGCGAAC
The genomic region above belongs to Holophagales bacterium and contains:
- a CDS encoding peptidase M64, coding for MSTRTLLAFGAAALLLTVSPGAPSAPADTALLDSFTPQTMRIDLLHTGGHGVEIVAVDRVVNDGPWAGSLSTADDGLGLGHYRFEVLEPATGRLLYARGYSSIFAEWETTAEAKTSHRTFRESLRLPWPLRPVQVLLKKRDRRNLFREVFSTLVDPASADVNPAPPPKVGTVWTVFESGPPTEKVDLLVLGEGYAEKDLPKFRSDVKRMVDTLFRYEPFKSRRADFNVRALDLSSGEGGAHRPQSKLFRRTPLQVQYNIFGSERYVLTYDDRALRDAAAQAPYDVLEILVNDAQYGGGGIYNHQATASADTGFAEYVFVHEFGHHFAALADEYYTSDVAYETGAADLPEPWEMNVTALKDPATLKWKDLVAAATPLPTPWSKEAFEKTSRDFQARRKALLAAGASPAAIDDLFREQKKVEAAFFAKEKFMGKVGAFEGAAYEPKGLYRSSADCIMFTRTDAGFCPVCRRAIERVIDSYR
- a CDS encoding acyl-CoA dehydrogenase family protein, whose product is MDFSLTEEQQALQELARKFAREEMAPKAAHHDETGEFPREIAKKAWELGLMNTHVPPEYGGMGLGTLDGCIITEELAWGCTGIATAMEANALAAAPVIVAGNDEQKKEFLGRLTAEPLFAAYAVTEPGAGSDVAGIRTKARKVGDDYVIDGAKAWITNGGVANWYFVLAYTDQEKKHKGMSGFLVPADTPGITVGKKEWNLGQRASDTRGLTFEEVKVPAKYLLGKEGDGFRIAMSAFDHTRPPVASGAVGLAQRAMDEAIKYAKERKTFGLPIAAYQAISFMIADMAMQIEAGRHLVRLAAWAIDNGKRNTKYAAMAKAFCADMAMKVATDAVQVHGGYGYSHEYPVEKLMRDAKIYQIYEGTSQIQRLIICKEIFER
- a CDS encoding aminotransferase class I/II-fold pyridoxal phosphate-dependent enzyme, giving the protein MLTAECTIPKTRLGTARWEWWDWWLDRKTRWVRDEVKQLDEGVFRTLAAGTGLPVIHQRSTFAFKDVRDGADRFLGMAKGGERPYARIYTRLGNPTTEYLERVLFQLEAHHVIEKALAVDEKEPTIGALIFGSGMGAISTLALAVCRSGDAILAGNVYGCTDSLFRGLGKFGVEAVFCDMGNVAAVEAALEAHPNVAMIFLESPENPTLRIADIEAISRLTEPRGILLVVDNTFCSPYLQQPFRLGADLVMHSLTKFVNGHSTSVGGALLGPFRFMRNDFFPWYKDIGATPSPFDSWLNGMTIQSLAPREAQQSETALQIARFLSTHSKVASVAYPGLPDFPQADLVKRQMRSGGAILTFEVKGGVAAGETVMNYFGRKDTPMELAVSLGSCITYIQHPASMTHAVVPEADRLARGITPGLIRLAVGVEGGDVLIEHLNRALDLT
- a CDS encoding acyl-CoA synthetase: MAILTAPGLPFVVALLGAWRAGGAAVPLALSHPPAEHAHVLDDAGVTQVLADAENAARVGPIAAERGIRLLSVEDAAAARVPALRGRGPAPPPDGRALILYTSGTTGKPKGAVHTHGSLAAQVASLSEAWDWSADDAIPNVLPLHHTHGLVNVTLCALANGARVEMLPGFDAEVCWRRLEEGGLTVFMAVPTVYAKLAAAWSAANGATRARRSAACRRLRLMVSGSAALPSPLFARWEELSGHRLLERYGMTEIGMALSNPLRGARLAGTVGSPLPLVDVRLVDEAGQECADGAPGELRVKGPTLFREYHDRAEETTRAFDGGWFLTGDVAARENGVFRILGRASTDILKSGGYKLSALEIEDALRLHPAIRDVAVVGLPDEEWGERVAAAIVVEGDPPALEALRAWARDRLAPYKVPSRLVVVSELPRNAMGKVTKSAVKSLFSAEANRR
- a CDS encoding FHA domain-containing protein codes for the protein MPFLVRKPAGGAPEERLPLKPGGNSIGRSRENDVVLHDASLSRFHARIDVEEGGSSVLDLGSRNGTFVGGLRVLQCRLKHGDAVQLGELPLRFEEERRTVQPGFSSPELTLHALIGAGAEIDKTSAIQLRGALPMQRSEAKLKILLTVSQILSSPEPVDAVLPRIVELLLQILDVHRVALLLVEEGSPEPVAKVVRSRKTMSETDSFFSRSIVRHVFERGEGLVSDDALVDPRFAGSATVAGESIRSSMAAPLKVADRILGVLYVDHRSIPNRYGPEDLEFLGAFGSQAAQAIENARLTGKLQEEAVRRSSLLRFFPPSVVGPLMGSADFGAQVRDADVTVLFSDISGFTAMSSKLAPREVVDLLNRYFPVMAEIVFRHEGTLEKYIGDALMAIWGVPTPHDDDADRALAAALEMRSALAKLNAAWGEDHRLEIHVGLNSGPVAFGNIGSPDYVQFAAIGDTTNVSARVCTAAQEGEVLISEATRRRLRTARFALEELPPVAVKGKTEPLLLHRVRWAAPEETVGVERVPSPDAPVRP
- the thpR gene encoding RNA 2',3'-cyclic phosphodiesterase — encoded protein: MIRAFVAVPVEDPVVKRRLAGARSLVPPLPGLRWIPESQLHFTLKFLGEIEEERVAAAKAATSAAIVAIAAARAVTESPVPAAPFRLGLEGLGAFPSRGSARVLWAGCGDGADALSALASAVEEAFTAAGFRREERPFSPHLTLARVKDPDTGRRLARALETVPPEPFGVVSVSSLVLFRSELTSRGADHSELLRVAIESSAAPQ
- a CDS encoding class I SAM-dependent methyltransferase, which produces MWYEPWLERGLLPDALVRRKIRELLRQRLADERADDAQEALAREERFIREMRESVVAMATVEANEQHYEVPPAFYELVLGAHRKYSSGLFSEGVATLDAAEAAMLALTCERARLADGQNVLELGCGWGSLTLWMAERYPESRIVAVSNSKDQREYIEGKAAERNLTNLKVVTCDMNVFDPATGPAFDRVVSVEMFEHMRNWPELLGRIASWLKPDGRLFLHVFSHRDVSYPYVARDESDWMARNFFTGGLMPSDHLLLRFPEHLFVEERWRVNGTHYARTAEAWLANLDRNRRAAQQLFAKAYGPGVARRKVVEWRLFFMACAELFAHGGGNEWMVSHYRLRRRYA